One part of the Glycine soja cultivar W05 chromosome 11, ASM419377v2, whole genome shotgun sequence genome encodes these proteins:
- the LOC114376007 gene encoding uncharacterized protein LOC114376007, which yields MSMPPHRSLQAIFLVLFVVVLLPFSVSVAASYSSIHELLRSHGLPAGLFPEGVKSYNLDQRGRLEVNLDGPCMTKYETRVLFETVVRANLSFGQLKGLEGLSQEELFLWLPVKDIIVNDPSSGLILIDIGLAHKQLSLSLFEDPPVCRSQGLSLNIGGRKSIGFQDQR from the exons ATGTCTATGCCACCGCACAGATCTTTACAGGCCATCTTTCTTgtcttgtttgttgttgttcttcttcctttctcaGTCTCAGTGGCAGCTTCATATTCTTCTATTCATGAGCTTCTCCGAAGCCATGGCCTACCAGCAGGGCTGTTTCCAGAGGGTGTAAAGTCATACAATTTGGACCAAAGGGGTCGTTTGGAGGTAAACTTGGATGGTCCTTGCATGACCAAGTATGAAACAAGAGTTTTGTTTGAAACTGTGGTTAGAGCAAACCTTAGTTTTGGTCAGCTCAAGGGGTTGGAGGGTCTGTCTCAGGAAGAGCTTTTCCTATGGTTACCAGTGAAGGATATCATTGTGAATGATCCATCTTCAGGCCTTATTCTCATTGACATTGGTCTTGCACATAAACAGCtctctttgtctctctttgaagATCCCCCAGTTTGTAGATCCCAAG GtctttcacttaatattggtggaAGGAAAAGCATTGGATTTCAAGACCAGAGATGA